One Variibacter gotjawalensis genomic window, GTGGCCCGAAGACGTCAGCGCCTACTTCGGCGACGGCGACGAATGCCACATGTGCTACCACTTCCCGCTGATGCCGCGCATCTACATGGCGATCGCGCAGGAAGACCGCTTCCCGATCGCCGACATTCTGCGTCAGACGCCGGATATCCCGGCGAACTGTCAGTGGGCTTTGTTCCTCCGCAATCACGACGAACTCACGCTGGAAATGGTGACGGACTCGGAGCGCGACTATCTCTGGTCCACTTACGCGGCCGATCCGCGCGCGCGCATCAATGTCGGCATCCGCCGCCGCCTTGCTCCGTTGATGGACAACGATCGGCGCAAGATCGAATTGATGAATGCGCTGCTGATGTCGCTCCCCGGCACGCCGATCGTCTATTACGGCGATGAAATCGGCATGGGCGACAACATCTATCTGGGGGACCGCAACGGCGTACGTACGCCGATGCAGTGGACGCCAGACCGCAACGGTGGCTTCTCGCGCGCGGACCCCGCGCGACTTTTCTCACCGGTCATCATGGATCCGGTCTACGGGTATCAAACCGTCAACGTCGAAGCACAGTCGCACAGTCTTTCATCGCTTCTGTCATGGATGAAGCGGCTGATCGCAGTGCGCAAGTCGACCAAGGTATTCGGTCGCGGATCGCTGTCGTTCATCCGTCCGGAAAACCGGTCGGTGCTCTGTTATGTGCGGCAGTGGGGAGACGAGACAATCCTCTGCGTCGCGAATCTATCGCGCACCGCGCAGGCCGCCGAGCTTGATCTCGCGCAATTCAAAGGCCGCATCCCCTTGGAGATGCTCGGCCGCACGCAATTCCCCGCCATCACGGACGCACCGTTCGTTGTCACGCTGGCGCCGTATGGTTTTTTCTGGTTCCAACTCACCGAGCCGAAGGATGGTCGCGCTACACGCCCGACCTACTTGCCGGAGCGTGCGACTGTCGTCGTGAAAGACGGTTGGGGCGAGCTTCTGGCCGGCCGCGCGCGTGGTGTTTTCGAGCGCGACGTGCTGCCGGTTTATCTCCCGGCGCAGCGCTGGTTCGCCGAGAAAGGTAGCCGCTGGATCGAGCCGAAGATCGCCTCCGCACTCACGCTCACACACGGCGACCCCGGCTTCCTTTGGATGCTGCTCGATGTCGGTGCTGAGCGCGGCAAGAGCCAATATGCGGTGCCGCTGAAAGTCGACTGGAGCAGCTTCGATCGCTCGAAGCCGGCCGAACGCGACGTTATTGCACCGGTCCGCAAGACGGCGCGCGAAGGCGTGCTGCTTGACGCGGCCTTCCACCAAGACTTCGTCACGTGGCTCATCGGCGAATTGCATGCCGGCCGCTCGTTCGAGCGAGACGGCCACAGACTCCAGCTTCGGCCGAGCGAGACTTTTGCGAGCGGCGAACTGGTGCCGGTCAATGAAGTCAAGCCGATGAGCGGCGAACAGTCGAACACGACGGTGTTCGTTGATCGCCGCTACATCGTGAAATTCTTCCGCCGCGTCAGCGCCGGCATCAATCCGGATATCGAGATCAGCCGTTACCTTACCGATGTCGCCAAATTCCCGAACTCACCGGCGCTCGTCGGCTCGGTCGAGTTGGAGACGGCTGGCGGCTGTTACGCGCTTGCGATTGTGCAGGAGCTTGTCGAAAACCAAGGCGACGGTTGGTCGACGACATCGACCTATCTCGATCGCTTCTTGGAAGAAGCGCGGCTGCTGCAGGAGCCGCTGACACCGGATCACCATGCCGCGTTTCTGCTGCGTATGAGCCAGATCGGCAAACGCACGGCCGAAGTTCATCGCGCGCTCGTTGCGGCAGATGAACCGGCTTTCGTGCCTGAGCCGATCAGCGCCGAAGACCGCGCGAAGTGGTCGGAAGACCTTTCGCAATACACTATCGAAGTCTTTCAGCAATTGCTGCAGCGTCTGTCGACGCTACCTGACTCGATCCGAGAGATCGCCGAAACTGTCGTGTCACGCCGCGACGAGATTCTCGTCAAGATCAAAGCGCTCATTCCAGATCACGTCTCGGCGCAGAAGATCCGCCATCACGGTGACTACCATCTCGGTCAAGTCTTGATCGTGAAAGACGACATCTTCATCCTGGACTTCGAGGGCGAACCCGAGCGTCCGATCGAGGACCGTCGTCAAAAAGCGCCGGGCCTCCGCGATCTCGCCGGCATGGTGCGCTCGGTCGACTACGCTGCAACGGCCGCGCTCGATCGCATGGTGATATCCAGCGCGGACGATAACGCACGTCTCGCGCCGCATCTTGAAGAGTGGCGCGCCCAATGCGTCACGGCATTGACCGCCGCATACAAAGAAAACGCCACTGATAAACGCATCTGGCCGGACGATGATGCCGCTGCGGAACGCATGCTCTCGTTCTTCATTGTTGAAAAGGCGGTGCACGAGATCGCTTACGAACTCGCCAACCGCCCATCGTGGCTGCATGTGCCGCTACGTGGAATCCTACGCCTCCTGTTCCCGGAGGAGGAAGTCAAAGCATGATTGTCGATCCCGCTGCGCGCGCCGTCATAGAAGGCAGGCATGCGGATCCGTTTTCTTATCTCGGTCGTCATGAGGAGAACGGGCGCGCTGTCGTGCGCGCATTTGTGCCCGATGCAAAAACCCTTCACGCCGTCGGCGACAACGGCGAGGCGGTTGAATTGCCTTGCATCGATGAAGCCGGTTTGTTCGCCGGCCCCGTTCCAGGGTCGCTGAAGCAATACCGTCTGCGCGCCGAATACGATGCAGGACCGTACGA contains:
- the treS gene encoding maltose alpha-D-glucosyltransferase, whose protein sequence is MNVLPQIDAATSTGQDDDWYRDAIIYQLHVKAFADSNGDGVGDFQGLTEKLDYLLELGVTCVWLLPFYPSPQRDDGYDIADYGDVNPMYGAMKDFRRFMAEAKRRGLRVITELVINHTSDQHQWFKRAQRSPKGSSARNWYVWSDTDQKFLETRIIFTDTEKSNWSWDPVAGQYYWHRFFSHQPDLNFDNPRVVSAVVQVMKRWLDTGVDGFRLDAIPYLVEREGTNNENLPETHVILKKLRQELDAYAPGKLFLAEANQWPEDVSAYFGDGDECHMCYHFPLMPRIYMAIAQEDRFPIADILRQTPDIPANCQWALFLRNHDELTLEMVTDSERDYLWSTYAADPRARINVGIRRRLAPLMDNDRRKIELMNALLMSLPGTPIVYYGDEIGMGDNIYLGDRNGVRTPMQWTPDRNGGFSRADPARLFSPVIMDPVYGYQTVNVEAQSHSLSSLLSWMKRLIAVRKSTKVFGRGSLSFIRPENRSVLCYVRQWGDETILCVANLSRTAQAAELDLAQFKGRIPLEMLGRTQFPAITDAPFVVTLAPYGFFWFQLTEPKDGRATRPTYLPERATVVVKDGWGELLAGRARGVFERDVLPVYLPAQRWFAEKGSRWIEPKIASALTLTHGDPGFLWMLLDVGAERGKSQYAVPLKVDWSSFDRSKPAERDVIAPVRKTAREGVLLDAAFHQDFVTWLIGELHAGRSFERDGHRLQLRPSETFASGELVPVNEVKPMSGEQSNTTVFVDRRYIVKFFRRVSAGINPDIEISRYLTDVAKFPNSPALVGSVELETAGGCYALAIVQELVENQGDGWSTTSTYLDRFLEEARLLQEPLTPDHHAAFLLRMSQIGKRTAEVHRALVAADEPAFVPEPISAEDRAKWSEDLSQYTIEVFQQLLQRLSTLPDSIREIAETVVSRRDEILVKIKALIPDHVSAQKIRHHGDYHLGQVLIVKDDIFILDFEGEPERPIEDRRQKAPGLRDLAGMVRSVDYAATAALDRMVISSADDNARLAPHLEEWRAQCVTALTAAYKENATDKRIWPDDDAAAERMLSFFIVEKAVHEIAYELANRPSWLHVPLRGILRLLFPEEEVKA